A genomic window from Companilactobacillus alimentarius DSM 20249 includes:
- a CDS encoding D-alanine--D-alanine ligase: protein MKIVVLSGGRSTERNVSLSSGVKITNALRSKGYEVAYVDSFLGKDVAEDKIDDLFTTEPEDDSKLVIDDEVLTDEKINALRTDGTKGLLGKNVLNICRHADIVYMGLHGEDGENGKMQAVFDVFDIKYTGSGSLASGLAMDKKYSKEIFVQDSIPTAKYTTTKTDKILSEDIPFNYPMVVKPSNGGSSVGTHIVKNATELRESVADALRFDDEVLIEEYIKGREFSVAIVDGLVLPAVEVTVDTGWYDFQHKFQANNVTHFITPPDNLDDEIHSKMQALTKKTFESLGMSNYGRVDFLLRDGQLYVMEANTLPGMTPLSLMPREAEAAGISYADLCERIIMSKMHYYDKKNK from the coding sequence ATGAAAATTGTCGTTCTCTCAGGTGGAAGAAGTACAGAAAGAAATGTTTCTTTATCTTCCGGTGTTAAAATCACCAATGCACTACGTAGTAAGGGCTACGAAGTAGCTTATGTCGATTCATTTTTAGGTAAGGATGTAGCAGAAGATAAGATTGATGATCTTTTTACGACTGAACCAGAAGATGATAGCAAGTTAGTTATTGATGATGAAGTACTAACTGATGAAAAAATCAATGCTCTACGGACTGATGGTACTAAGGGGCTTCTGGGTAAAAATGTTTTAAACATCTGTCGTCATGCCGATATTGTCTACATGGGACTTCATGGTGAAGATGGCGAAAATGGTAAAATGCAAGCTGTCTTCGATGTCTTTGATATTAAGTACACAGGTAGTGGCTCGTTAGCTTCAGGTTTAGCAATGGATAAGAAATATTCTAAAGAAATTTTTGTTCAAGATAGTATTCCAACTGCTAAATATACTACAACTAAGACGGATAAAATTTTATCCGAAGATATACCTTTCAACTATCCAATGGTAGTTAAGCCATCTAATGGTGGTTCAAGTGTTGGAACACACATCGTTAAGAATGCTACTGAATTAAGAGAATCCGTTGCCGATGCTTTGAGATTCGATGATGAGGTCTTGATTGAAGAGTATATCAAAGGTCGCGAATTCTCCGTTGCTATCGTTGATGGTTTGGTGCTTCCAGCTGTGGAAGTTACAGTTGATACTGGCTGGTATGATTTCCAACACAAATTCCAAGCTAACAATGTAACGCATTTCATCACTCCTCCAGATAATTTGGATGATGAGATTCACAGTAAGATGCAAGCTTTAACTAAGAAGACTTTTGAGTCATTAGGGATGAGCAATTACGGTCGTGTGGACTTCTTGTTGCGTGATGGCCAACTTTACGTCATGGAGGCTAATACTTTACCAGGTATGACGCCATTGTCCTTGATGCCTAGAGAAGCTGAGGCTGCTGGAATTTCTTATGCTGACTTGTGTGAGAGAATCATTATGAGCAAGATGCATTATTATGATAAAAAGAATAAGTAA
- a CDS encoding PTS sugar transporter subunit IIC: MKKFMDWLQNKIMPPMAKVGNNKYLVSIRNGLVLTLPAIISGSVFLIIGNIPIKAWTDLIKPYMNMISVAVNGSFGIISLLAAIGIGYELAKELHIDAISGAGLSTMAFIIVSFNDKFKLDTNNFSSSGLFTAIITAMISVLILNFFIKRNIVIKLPNGVPTAVSNSFVSLLPGFVILLLFWFVRMPLHIDINQVIQSIFHPLLFAMNTLPGILVYTFLVSLLWVCGIHGDMTLEGIADPIFLQFLAANGTAFAHHQPLPYATASGFSSLMVNVGGTGATITLVVLMLFSKSKTYRDLGRVAFPGALFEINEPVIFGFPIVMNPLTMIPFIVIPLVLAAGSYLLISLGLMNAPVAMVPWTMPPIIGPLMATGWDWRAAVWSAVELVLAGAMYYPFFKVAEKGMVAKEKTMAKD, translated from the coding sequence TTGAAAAAATTTATGGATTGGCTCCAAAATAAAATCATGCCACCGATGGCAAAAGTCGGGAATAATAAATATTTAGTTTCGATTCGGAATGGCTTGGTTCTCACATTGCCAGCAATTATCAGTGGTAGTGTATTCTTGATTATTGGTAATATTCCAATCAAAGCTTGGACAGATTTGATAAAGCCATATATGAATATGATCAGTGTGGCCGTTAATGGTTCTTTTGGGATTATTTCATTATTGGCGGCGATTGGGATCGGTTATGAACTGGCTAAGGAGCTGCATATTGACGCTATTTCTGGTGCCGGACTTTCGACAATGGCATTCATTATTGTTTCATTCAATGATAAGTTCAAATTAGATACTAATAATTTTTCATCATCTGGTTTATTTACAGCAATTATTACAGCAATGATTTCAGTTTTGATTTTAAATTTCTTTATTAAAAGAAATATTGTTATTAAATTGCCAAACGGTGTTCCAACAGCCGTTTCTAATTCTTTTGTTTCACTATTGCCGGGATTTGTTATCTTATTATTGTTTTGGTTTGTCAGAATGCCATTACATATTGATATCAATCAGGTCATCCAATCAATTTTCCATCCGTTATTGTTTGCGATGAATACTTTACCGGGAATCTTAGTTTATACATTCTTAGTCAGTTTACTTTGGGTGTGTGGTATTCATGGTGATATGACTTTGGAAGGAATTGCGGACCCAATTTTTCTCCAATTCTTAGCCGCAAACGGAACAGCCTTCGCACATCATCAACCGCTGCCTTACGCAACTGCATCTGGCTTCTCAAGTTTGATGGTCAATGTTGGGGGAACTGGTGCTACGATTACTTTGGTCGTTTTGATGCTATTTTCTAAGAGTAAGACCTATCGTGATTTAGGAAGAGTTGCCTTTCCGGGTGCACTTTTTGAAATCAATGAACCAGTTATCTTTGGTTTCCCTATCGTTATGAATCCGTTGACGATGATTCCATTCATCGTTATTCCACTAGTATTGGCAGCTGGCAGTTATTTATTGATCAGTTTAGGCTTGATGAATGCTCCAGTTGCGATGGTTCCTTGGACGATGCCACCAATTATTGGTCCTTTGATGGCCACCGGTTGGGATTGGCGTGCGGCTGTTTGGTCAGCTGTCGAATTAGTTTTAGCCGGAGCAATGTATTATCCATTCTTTAAAGTTGCTGAAAAAGGAATGGTTGCTAAAGAAAAGACAATGGCAAAAGATTAA
- a CDS encoding DUF1002 domain-containing protein produces the protein MLLGLVSLITLGVFTTQNVKADSLDDQPVMTLGTSLTSSQRQGTIDALSSQVSGDYKTITVTGDTLVKYLNPSGSSFTSNNGVWSSALIQKTSSGSGINVKIVDYNGKNNITTITADQYRNAAVTAGISDANIYVTSATPIDGSGALAGIYAAYADSGQTLNQSQVNAAQKEMNVLSKITDSNKGTDGYSDKQLNNAVAGMKSDMANKGDNVTVNQITTIVNNNLQKNNLQNIINNNQKQQIINLMVQIKNSGALNNSNFKQQAKKLSSDIMSKAKNVFNNLNTEENRNFLQRIWDSIVSFFSGLFN, from the coding sequence ATTTTATTAGGACTAGTATCCTTGATTACATTAGGAGTCTTCACAACTCAAAATGTAAAAGCTGACAGTCTAGACGACCAACCGGTTATGACTTTAGGAACGTCTCTAACTTCTAGCCAACGTCAAGGAACTATTGATGCATTGTCTTCACAAGTAAGTGGCGATTATAAAACCATTACTGTCACTGGAGACACTTTGGTAAAGTATTTGAACCCTAGTGGTAGCTCCTTTACTAGTAACAATGGAGTTTGGTCATCAGCCTTGATTCAAAAGACTTCATCCGGTTCTGGTATTAATGTCAAAATCGTTGATTACAATGGTAAGAACAACATCACCACTATCACTGCTGATCAATATCGTAATGCTGCGGTAACTGCCGGTATCAGTGATGCCAACATCTATGTAACATCTGCTACCCCAATTGATGGATCTGGTGCTTTAGCCGGAATTTATGCCGCTTATGCGGATAGTGGTCAGACTTTGAATCAAAGCCAAGTCAACGCTGCTCAAAAAGAAATGAACGTTTTAAGCAAAATTACCGATTCTAATAAGGGTACTGATGGATATTCCGATAAACAATTGAACAATGCCGTTGCCGGAATGAAATCAGATATGGCTAACAAAGGCGACAATGTCACCGTCAACCAAATTACTACAATCGTTAATAACAACTTACAAAAGAACAACTTGCAAAATATCATCAATAATAATCAAAAACAACAGATTATTAATCTGATGGTACAAATCAAGAATTCTGGTGCTCTAAACAATTCAAACTTCAAGCAACAAGCTAAAAAATTGAGCTCCGATATTATGAGTAAAGCCAAAAATGTTTTCAATAATCTAAATACCGAAGAGAATCGTAACTTCCTACAGAGAATTTGGGATAGTATTGTTTCATTCTTCAGTGGACTATTCAATTAA
- a CDS encoding HAD-IC family P-type ATPase → MQDENSYEPTSSENSDSDHVPIHDSKQLWELTEDELVKLYQTDAENGLSNEEYERRLKKSGRNELETKKTSKFVQFIKQFNNSIIYILAASAIMTLFMKRYSDSIVIGLVIIANAIIGYIQEQQAGNALEKIRELLVSKNFIFRGGEKLEADSRDLVVGDLVNLEAGDSVPADIRLISADNLSVQESVLTGETNPVDKIEEPITQAKLPLAERKNMVYASTAVTSGSGLGIVIATAADTQIGQIQDSVETVKEKPTPLMRNLNSLGFGLSVAIVVAAVLLFIIGYFIDTYSLPTLLISVITMVVGSMPEGLPASTSVVLAMGTRKMTKRNVIVKSLPAVETLGAVDIVNTDKTGTLTKNEMTVKKVVTLDHTFDVTGVGYDADGGVDFKGNLELGSKKYDWTKDTNMNWLVNIAGQTTDAQLHFENNRWELNGEPTDGALTTLYRKIAGKDPEVDEVDSLPFDSAFRYSARLANFNGQRILMVKGSPSTIINLSKKETDENYWNNTIKKLSADGLRVVALAYKVVSSDTDSIDQKQISDLNLAGMVGIIDPPREEARASIHELRMAGIKVKMITGDHPDTASAIAKRLDLDSVIKAVTGPEIDAMSDDELKAKIDDYNVFARTTPANKLRIVRAQQANDHVVSMTGDGVNDAPALKQADIGVAMGIKGTEVAKESANMVLADDDFADIVVAVREGRHVFDNIRKTIRFLLPTSFAEGLIVVISILLGQDLPLYPAQLLWINMVSALTIQFAFIFEPPESGIMARGPRNVKAGLLTKLDTFEIVYVSFLISGLGIWAYDMLTRQGMPEIVGSTMALNIIIFGKIFYLFNLRNNYPVISKYFFQNKMAFYIVAILIVLQMGIVYLPFMQDIFHTTNINFAYGWGIPIIMGIIVLIVTEIGKFIRVRVLRKG, encoded by the coding sequence ATGCAAGACGAAAATTCTTACGAACCTACTTCATCCGAAAATTCTGATTCGGATCATGTCCCGATACACGATTCAAAACAATTATGGGAATTAACTGAGGATGAGTTAGTCAAACTTTACCAAACCGATGCTGAAAACGGCTTAAGTAATGAGGAATACGAACGTCGCTTGAAAAAGTCCGGTCGTAACGAACTGGAGACGAAGAAAACTTCCAAATTCGTTCAGTTTATTAAGCAATTCAACAACAGTATCATTTATATCTTAGCTGCTTCAGCCATTATGACTTTATTTATGAAGCGGTATTCCGATTCAATCGTTATCGGCCTTGTCATCATTGCCAATGCCATTATCGGTTACATTCAGGAACAACAAGCCGGCAACGCTCTGGAAAAAATCCGAGAACTACTGGTTTCAAAGAACTTTATCTTCCGTGGAGGCGAGAAACTAGAGGCCGATTCACGCGATTTAGTCGTCGGTGATCTAGTTAATTTGGAAGCCGGAGATTCCGTCCCTGCCGATATTCGACTAATCTCCGCCGATAATCTAAGCGTCCAGGAATCCGTTTTGACCGGGGAAACTAATCCAGTCGATAAAATTGAGGAACCTATCACGCAGGCTAAATTACCTCTGGCTGAAAGAAAGAATATGGTCTACGCTTCGACTGCCGTAACTAGCGGTTCTGGACTGGGTATCGTCATTGCTACAGCCGCTGATACCCAAATCGGTCAGATTCAAGATTCCGTTGAAACTGTCAAGGAAAAGCCAACACCTTTGATGAGAAACTTGAATTCTTTAGGTTTTGGTCTATCCGTTGCTATCGTTGTAGCCGCAGTCTTACTATTTATCATTGGTTACTTCATTGATACTTACAGTTTACCAACCCTTTTGATCTCCGTTATAACGATGGTCGTCGGTTCTATGCCCGAAGGTTTACCTGCTAGTACCTCAGTTGTCTTAGCTATGGGTACAAGAAAGATGACTAAGCGAAACGTTATCGTCAAGTCATTGCCCGCCGTAGAAACTTTAGGTGCGGTTGACATCGTTAATACTGATAAAACTGGTACTTTGACTAAGAATGAAATGACCGTCAAAAAAGTTGTTACTTTGGATCATACTTTTGACGTTACTGGCGTTGGATATGATGCTGACGGTGGAGTCGATTTCAAGGGTAATTTGGAACTAGGCAGTAAGAAATATGACTGGACCAAAGATACTAATATGAATTGGCTGGTCAATATTGCTGGTCAAACGACTGATGCTCAACTCCACTTTGAAAATAATCGTTGGGAACTAAACGGTGAACCGACTGATGGTGCTTTAACGACGCTTTATCGAAAAATTGCTGGCAAAGACCCCGAAGTTGATGAGGTCGATTCATTGCCTTTCGATTCCGCTTTCCGTTATTCCGCTCGTTTAGCTAATTTCAATGGACAACGAATCCTTATGGTTAAAGGTTCACCTTCTACTATCATTAATTTAAGCAAAAAAGAAACTGATGAAAATTATTGGAACAATACCATCAAGAAACTCTCCGCTGATGGTTTAAGAGTTGTTGCTTTAGCATATAAAGTAGTTAGCTCTGACACAGATTCAATTGATCAAAAACAGATCAGTGATTTGAATCTAGCTGGTATGGTGGGAATCATTGATCCACCTCGTGAAGAAGCTAGAGCCTCAATTCATGAATTACGTATGGCTGGTATCAAGGTCAAAATGATCACTGGAGATCATCCCGATACCGCTTCAGCAATCGCCAAAAGATTAGACTTAGACTCTGTCATCAAAGCTGTCACTGGACCAGAAATCGACGCCATGTCCGACGACGAATTGAAAGCAAAAATTGATGATTATAACGTCTTTGCTCGGACCACTCCTGCTAACAAATTACGAATCGTTCGGGCCCAACAAGCTAACGATCACGTTGTTTCCATGACTGGTGACGGTGTCAATGACGCTCCTGCCTTAAAGCAAGCTGATATTGGTGTTGCCATGGGTATCAAAGGTACCGAAGTTGCTAAAGAATCAGCCAACATGGTCCTAGCCGACGATGACTTTGCTGACATCGTTGTGGCTGTCCGTGAAGGTCGTCACGTCTTTGACAATATCCGTAAAACTATTCGTTTCCTATTACCAACTAGTTTTGCCGAAGGATTAATTGTGGTTATCAGTATCTTGCTTGGTCAAGACTTGCCACTTTATCCAGCTCAATTGCTTTGGATCAACATGGTTTCAGCCTTGACGATCCAATTCGCCTTTATTTTCGAACCACCGGAATCAGGTATCATGGCTCGTGGTCCTAGAAATGTCAAAGCGGGACTGTTGACCAAGCTCGATACCTTCGAGATCGTCTATGTTTCCTTCTTAATCTCTGGATTAGGGATTTGGGCTTATGATATGCTGACTCGACAAGGAATGCCTGAAATTGTCGGTAGCACCATGGCCTTAAACATTATCATATTTGGAAAGATCTTCTATCTCTTCAATTTAAGAAACAATTATCCGGTCATTTCTAAATATTTCTTCCAAAATAAAATGGCCTTTTATATCGTAGCAATTCTGATCGTCTTACAAATGGGAATCGTCTACTTGCCATTCATGCAAGATATTTTCCATACAACTAATATTAACTTTGCTTACGGTTGGGGCATCCCTATTATCATGGGAATAATCGTCTTGATCGTAACCGAAATTGGAAAAT